The genomic window GCGCTGCTCAGGGCTGGCGCAGCGCGTCGTTGATGTTCACCGCGCCGGCTGAATTCAGCACCAGCGCGTAGGAGACGCGGTCGAAGGTGCGGAAGACGAAGACCAGGCCGTAGCGCTGCTGCGGCAGGTCGAGGGTGACCGTCTTCTCGGTCAGGTCGTCGCGGAAGCTGTCGCTGCGGTTGCGGTGCAGCGCCAGCACGTGGCCGACCTCGAGACCGTCGCGGCTGCCGCGGTTGAGCGTGATCACCGAGTTGCGGCCGGCCGTGCCGACGCCGCCGTAGACCGAGGCGACGCGGGCGTCGATGTCGATCTCCGGCCGCCGCGGGACGTAGTTCACGAGCTGCGGCCGGGCGGCTGGCAGCAGGCGGTCGCCGCGGCCGATCTCCTGCTTGGCGGTGGCGACGACGAAGACGCCCGGTTCGCCGGGCTGGACCTGCTTGACGGTGCCGAGATAGAAAGCTTCGTGGCCGAGAATTTCCTTGGTCTGCGGGTCGCGCAGCGGCTTCGCCGGGCGGTATACCTGCCAGTTCTCCTGTTGCGGCCGGTCGCCGGCGCCGGCAACGAAGGCGGTGTCGCCGGGGCCGAGGAAGACGCGCTCCTCCTGCATGGCGACGATGCGCGCGCCGTTCTGGACGGTGATGTCCTCGACGATCAGCGGTTCCGAGATGAAGGGTTCGATGACGTTCGGCGGGATGCTCGGGATGGTCTGCTCGAGCGCCTCGCTGTAGATCTT from Azospira restricta includes these protein-coding regions:
- a CDS encoding LysM peptidoglycan-binding domain-containing protein, with the protein product MTRIISALLLALAASFAQAADPAPLKIADNAPDRHIVVPGDTLWGISAKFLSEPWRWPEIWRMNQDQIKNPHRIYPGDVIVLDRDANGKPLLRVAGNNKLQPKIYSEALEQTIPSIPPNVIEPFISEPLIVEDITVQNGARIVAMQEERVFLGPGDTAFVAGAGDRPQQENWQVYRPAKPLRDPQTKEILGHEAFYLGTVKQVQPGEPGVFVVATAKQEIGRGDRLLPAARPQLVNYVPRRPEIDIDARVASVYGGVGTAGRNSVITLNRGSRDGLEVGHVLALHRNRSDSFRDDLTEKTVTLDLPQQRYGLVFVFRTFDRVSYALVLNSAGAVNINDALRQP